One genomic window of Halanaerobium saccharolyticum subsp. saccharolyticum DSM 6643 includes the following:
- a CDS encoding ABC transporter substrate-binding protein produces MKKETKLSLLVMLIIFSLLFSSTVLAQEEERFGGTLNAAFQMSVAHLDSDNSTDSLITAMMNHVYEGLFEFDENLNLTPHLAESYQIKENGLVYEVKLRENVKMHNGQTMNADDVVASFRRWLELNNGGGLIAPYFEKVEKIDQYNIRFKFEEVYAPFLNILASPVSNQKFVVRAEEVVEEFGNDVIDRHVGTGPYKYEEWVPDQKLVLTRFEDYTPSPREGSFFAGERIPYLDEIVFNFIPDAQVRVSGVQTGQFHFAEEVPRDQYQIFEMDQNIENVIIYPDRMSMLIFNNAEAPFNNKYARQAIVYALDFEELGYAMIGDSEFWRLESALHEEGNPWHVPDAGEGIYGVYDPEKAKELLDRAGYDGEPLVILSGQDNQMERQGAIAIQDQLEKIGIEVELQLFDRPTVVERRARKEGWHMHLSPFIKIVPDPQIHQGWTGTNKWISNWDSEESREMDQIFAEMLKEVDQEKRYEIMERMQAKLWDTVPYFNILDYSRLHIKRTELKNFQSGWQPFFWNTYLE; encoded by the coding sequence ATGAAAAAAGAAACAAAGTTGAGTTTGTTAGTTATGCTTATCATTTTTTCTTTGTTGTTTAGCTCGACGGTCTTAGCTCAAGAGGAAGAACGTTTTGGAGGTACATTGAATGCAGCTTTTCAGATGTCAGTAGCCCACTTAGATAGTGATAATTCTACAGACTCTTTAATTACAGCGATGATGAATCATGTTTATGAAGGCTTATTCGAATTTGATGAAAATCTTAATTTAACTCCCCACTTAGCAGAAAGCTATCAAATAAAAGAGAATGGTTTGGTTTATGAAGTTAAGTTGAGAGAAAATGTTAAGATGCATAATGGCCAGACAATGAATGCTGATGATGTAGTAGCTTCATTTAGAAGATGGCTTGAATTGAATAATGGTGGTGGCTTGATAGCTCCATATTTCGAAAAAGTAGAAAAGATAGATCAGTATAATATTCGTTTTAAATTTGAAGAAGTATATGCTCCATTTTTAAATATTTTGGCTTCTCCTGTTTCAAATCAAAAATTTGTGGTAAGGGCAGAAGAAGTAGTAGAAGAGTTTGGTAATGATGTTATTGATCGCCATGTAGGTACAGGACCTTACAAATATGAGGAATGGGTCCCAGATCAGAAGTTAGTATTAACTCGTTTTGAAGATTATACGCCAAGTCCACGTGAAGGTTCATTTTTTGCAGGTGAGCGAATCCCTTATTTAGATGAAATTGTGTTTAATTTTATTCCTGATGCTCAGGTTAGAGTTTCTGGAGTTCAAACCGGACAGTTTCATTTTGCCGAAGAAGTTCCAAGAGATCAATATCAAATCTTTGAAATGGATCAGAATATAGAAAATGTAATTATTTATCCTGATCGGATGTCGATGTTAATTTTCAATAACGCTGAAGCACCATTTAATAATAAGTATGCTCGTCAGGCAATAGTATATGCTTTAGACTTTGAAGAGTTAGGTTATGCAATGATTGGAGACTCTGAGTTCTGGCGTCTGGAATCAGCCTTACATGAGGAAGGCAACCCCTGGCATGTTCCTGATGCTGGCGAAGGTATTTATGGAGTTTATGACCCTGAAAAAGCAAAAGAACTTCTTGACAGAGCAGGCTATGATGGAGAACCACTTGTTATTTTAAGTGGTCAAGATAATCAAATGGAAAGACAGGGAGCAATTGCTATTCAAGATCAGCTAGAAAAAATAGGAATTGAGGTTGAACTTCAGCTTTTTGATCGTCCAACTGTTGTCGAAAGAAGAGCTAGAAAAGAAGGTTGGCATATGCACCTTTCTCCATTTATCAAAATAGTGCCTGATCCTCAAATTCATCAAGGCTGGACCGGTACAAATAAATGGATTAGTAACTGGGATAGTGAAGAATCTCGAGAGATGGACCAGATCTTTGCAGAAATGCTGAAAGAGGTTGACCAGGAAAAAAGATATGAAATTATGGAAAGAATGCAGGCTAAACTTTGGG